The Carassius carassius chromosome 37, fCarCar2.1, whole genome shotgun sequence genomic sequence tgacttttgcctgaattaactccttatttgatgcttattaatagtttataaggtagttgttaagttttggGTATtaggtaggattatggatgtcatgcattatatgtactttataagcactaataaacagccaatatgttaataatagacaagctaataagcaactagttattagtgtgaattggaccctatactaaagtgttaccaaatatactattgcaaaaatgtattattgGAGATATAGAGTGATGGCTGATATTAATGTCTGTTCATGCAAGTGGTCTGTAAAACTGTATAAAGATCTTATTGTTTTACATGACAGGCTGTCTGTTTATTTGAACTCAAATGCATAATTAtgctcagtttgggcctctaAATAAAAAAGAGGTGCTTTTTCTCCTCAAGTATGAGCTCCATATTTTCACTATATCATACTATATGAgctatactatatataataaatatatctagtttactattatttcatatataaggctttaaagggttaaaaacactgtttatttctGTCAGTTGTACGAGGTGTTATTGGCCCGAGGCCTAGttaagtataataaaaaataaatacaattcaaaaTGAAGAGAAGTATTGTGGCACTTTATTGATGGATCCGATAGGaatcaaacaataaaaacagaacCAGCCAACTGCAGTGACAGTAGTAAAGGCAATTAAAGAAGACAACATCAGTATCAGTACTCACAGAGAGTCACCTCTAGTGCTGCCAAAGGGAAACTGCAGGCTAGACTTGAAATCATGTGACAAAACCTGAAACTAAAGCTGAAGGTGAACTCTCTGTCCTGAAAGGAAAGCGCTATGTTTGGAAGAAGCCATATGAAGAAGCTTCCAGGTGACACCATCCCTGTTGTGCTATGGGCTCGCACTTTGAAAGGAAGAACCACAAGTTTGTTTGCATTAAAGGCTGCTTTgcatattttgtcattaaaatctCAAATGCAAAGGACACATAAAATTGAGGTCCAAAccattaaatgtcttttttattattatgccaGTAGGTGTTGAGTCATCAATCATCCATTCAACCAGTTCATTTAAAAACACCACCGAGTGTGTTTTGCTTCAAATCCAGAGGAATATAGACTGGTGTAATGACCTCATCTACCAGCAGGTGCAAAGCAGAAACAACCAGAAACCCTGAGCTTCGACTCTTCGCCAATCGGTGTGGAGTTAGTAGTGTACTAGTATAAACTATCCAACTGTACCTAAGTAAATATAAAGATACCTTCATAGAAACTGACTCAAGTGAAGCTAAAGTAGCTCATTAGAAAAttacttggtaacactttatatttCACTGACCTTGTTATACATGTTACAATTACTTACCAttataacaacaacagtaaattatgcatgaTTACATGCAACTAAACCTAACCCTATATGAAGAGTTTAGGTGAGTCTTTGGAAAACCAGTAGCCTAATTGGCATAACAGAGATGTGATCCGAGACCCCTATGTGGGGACGGGGTGAGGCCCTGATATACTTCAAACGAAGTTCGTTTTCATTCTTTGCTTCGGGGCAAAAAGCATTTCGAAAAGGCTGAGCGATGCTATACTGTTAATGAACTTTCCAACACCCCCGCACTGCTGGAGgcagggtgtagattaatgtaaacatgagtCACGACGCTCGCGTGTATCCCCTAAACACAACAATGATGAAATGATgaagtgtaggcaatctaggtgtgaAACGGGCACCAATgatcagaatattatagacacaAGCATAATGATTACctgcagttcagagtcaagtatcatgtttacaatacaaaagaaccataatcagtcctttatgaGATGTGTGAATGGCTCATAGTCTGTAAAACTGTAGCATGATGTCGGAAAAAAAAGTATTGGAGtctgttactttatttttttttagtgttcatttatttttttaaactggataaaatgttttgataaaaacaaaggtttattattgtatattcgtTTGGCATTTCATCTACTGAATGCCCTTTAAATTCgcttattgaaagaacaacagcagcagtatggtgtaacTTTTATTTGAAACATGTATTTGGTACTTACTACCTTCTttctttactctttcctttcagTCTTtgcatggctttggaaaacttgccTCGAATGTTTCTCTGCTTCGCTTTTGGCATAACTCCGGTTCGTCGACACCAAGCTTCGTTGCtatttctttctaggaattaaatACTGTCTCTAAATCTTTAAAGTCTGTCCGCGAGTGATCGTACAGCTGCGGATATATTTGTGCAGCTCAGCTATTCGACACTCCAGTGTATTGAGGCGATGTTGCTCTCCTTAATGACCTCTGCAGAACGAGGAACGAACCGAGAAATAAAATCTTGCCTCAAAGAAGGAGGAGTTTCAGACACACACACCGATTGTGTAATCGCCCCAAACCAATGGAATCTCAGAGGTGTTTAGGTGAACTCCCccagaaagtttgctttggtgAGCTGTTTCGAACTgctgaaacagactcaaaacaAACTTCTTTTCGGCCTGATTTTgttcgaatcggacgcgtctgacagaaacggttcttgactcgtgaacgagtcgttATCTGCCTCggttcggtgttcatcttcagttctctcttcacagcagttcatacAGGTGGGacataattattgattataatgacttatactgtttatttaaatgttgtatATCACGCTgcactgtgtaaacataaaaccatgtctgcattagtgatctgagaaacaacaaacaacaaatgctactctacactgcgcaaaactcgcgtttgaatcatcattggcaaattatttaaataaaaaaaacatacttacaggctgtgagtgagAAGCGCcggactgtccttgcaaagttggaagggccccactttatagaaacagcctttgtgccacagacTCATTGtacaggttcaggaaacagtcctcatcctccataaaatgtgctgcacacatctgaatatttgggttgaactgttctggaacattgttgtaaatacaacttcactagtgatttctagttgtgtcctcttttgggaGACcgaacaaagtagtttcactttcacaacgaaacacagcatctccacgacatggcagcaacaatactacagcgagaataaaagttacgccttctgtttgcgtgaacatttgggcggcgttatgcaaatcttcccacagagTGATGTAGacgtgtgtgggggggggggggggtgttttatGAGGGCGTGGAACAGTcataactttgataaagaatatctctttgcatttgagactttagtctttgcaactttgtgtttgatcagggttggagctaaactctgcagtgctctggccctccagggcagGATTTGAATAGCCCTGGCCTACACTGTGCACAAAGAGCATTCACTGTACAGGAAATACTACACTACTGTAAACAAGTGACAGATCTCCTTTGCTAATAGTCTAGGGGGTGGGCGCTCTGGATTCTAGAGAGCATCTGATTGGTCCGAAGATTTGATGAGAAGCTGAAATGCGAGGTGACGTCAAAAAAAATTGTCGATCCATTTTGGCAGAAGTTACAAACTGCAAGCTTTGAATGCATATATCTTCAAAACCCGAATTGTGTCACTGTTTTCGGAGCACACTAACAGTAAGACTAACATATTGATACtaacaccccccaaaaaaaactttaattttaatttcaggggacttttaaaagtagacagacagacacgctAATGTTTGACCCCCAAGTTCTCCAGTGCTAGTTATAGTACGGGGTCTAACAAAAGAGTCAGATTAAGATCAACGAGCAGGCAAATCTTAAAACCATACCAGGGATTAAAAAGGCTCAGTTCCTCACCTAAAGATGacaaacagaaaattataaaaacttgtcaaacaatgaaaataaaccattcattatttTGGCATGTGTGACCTCTACTGGTTAGGAATGTCATCAGTCATTCAAACATTGCAGTGTTTAGTTTTCTTGTGAAAATTTTCAGTTAAttttccaaaacaaacaaaacaatttaattacAATGACTTAAGTTTGACGTGACATACTAAAAAGATGCTTTTACTTGGCTAGTCTTTTCATTTGCAATGTTAACTAAAGAACAAATGAAAGAACTCCCAAACaactattgagagtgaggagttgtccTCATAGTGTACATAATttatctgattgcttctattattctcatttgtaagtcgctttggataaaagcgtctgctaaatgattaaatgtaaatgtaatgttatatcatataaatatatttaatacataaaaagtaacatattttgcttaaaaatatacatgcatgtgtgtgtatttatgtatgcataataaatatacacagttcacACATATACCTATATTACATAAACAAGAACTTTAATTTTGGATGCgaataatcatttgacagcagtaATATATTAATTGCTGCTTGTTTGGATCATGATCACTTTGAGTAAATTGCCTATTTCATTCactcagtatttaaatgagcCGTCTGTATTCAAAAGCAAgtgtttaaagtgttttaaaattagATTTGAATTAACCAGCAATCAACTAACTGCTAAAGGCCAAAGAGCCTTTTAGTAAATGCCCCTGTTTTTAAAGTCTCAATGAATTAATTTGATAGGTTGTCATTTGcataacaattaaaaacaaaggaGTTAAATGCAGTTTTGCAGTTGTCCTGTAGATGGCAGTGTCAGAAAGAGCCAGAGAGAACCAAGAGGTCAAGGGTTGACTGGTTAGCATGACTGTATTAGCCCCTTCAATATCATCATTTTCTCTGTGCTTTCATGGACATTCAGAAGTAGTCACATATTCTAACAGAATAGATATTTGCATACATCATATTAATACTAACAAAAACAGATCTTTTTCTGTGCATTAAATGCACTTATATTTTCCCCTGCCCTGTTCTTGTTGTGCTATTACTTGTTGTAATGTGACCCATTACTGTAGCTCAATACTACTGCCTTGATTTCTCCCCCAGTGTTTGCCTGGAAATATTCTGTCCCATAAGCAAAGCCTTTCAAATTGTGAGGCTACTTGTGTCCAGCACTGGTATGAGCCAGGAAAGTGTCTCTGAGGTCTATGGGATGCTAACGGACAGACCTCTGTGAGTAAAACATGTGCCTTCACCTCACACCGTGCAGATATCTGAGGTGTTGACATCGAACCCCAAAAATGTTAATGACAACTACAGCACACTATTTGAACATCATCCTCACAGGAAATGCAGATGGACAAGTTCCCAAACTGACAAGTAAATGACATTTAAGTTCTGGGAAGAGAACATCCAACATAGCGCCAGTGATACTTGACTTAAAGATCCATAACTGTGTCATGTCTATGTACAAATCATTACACTTGTGATATATAAATGAGACAAAATGCTATTCACAATGCCATTCCAAAGACCTTTTATGAATGTTGTTCACATTTTCATAAGCCTTCTAAAAAAAGAGAACTCCCTAATCAAAAGTTTCCCCTTTCTTTGGTCTAAACTGGTTTCTGAACTTTAGTTTTGTAATTACTCCTGTGAAGGCAGTGGGTTATTTTCACACGTGGTGAGTGTCACCCAGCGTCCAGCCTCGGCCGGTCATCTGAGGACGCTGGTTTGTTTGTGTTAGAGCCGCTTGTGTTTTTATTGAGGTCGAGTCCAGAGGAACAGCAGACTCATCAAGGTTGTTAAGTGAATTCACCATATGTTTCAGCTTAAACTCCAGAGGGGTGTTAAGTAGTACCTTATCTTGCTCATGCTCCTCTTTAACACCCCACACCCCCTTCCCCTTCACACCAACCACTCACTGGCTCTCAGCCATTTCCCTTTTCAGCTTCAAACAGAAGCCTTAACATCTTTATTATAATGAAGTTTCCACAAATTATAACACCAAGAGTGAAACGCCTAAAGAGTGTTTAAAGACAATTGCCTTTTAtaattttaacagaaaaataaaaaagccgGTATGAATACTGTACAAGTACTGGTTGAAATGaacaattaatataaaacaaCGATAGATTCAGGAAGACAAGGCattttattgtgaaatactgtaaataTGCTTTTTGGAAGTAAAAAGAATGAATTACCTTCTAATTTacatgccattcaaaagtttggctagattttttgttttaagaaatgtatatgtttattcaacaaggatgctttaaattgttcaaaagtgacagtaaagactttattaacattacaatagatttatattagattttttttttcatcaaacctTAAATatcaaactgttttcaacactgataataatcagaaatgtttattgagcagcaaaccagcatattagaatgatttctgaagatcatgacaATTCAGCTTcgttcacagaaataaattacatttgaacatatattGTATTTGACAATATATTATACTTCCACAATATATTTCACACATTACAGTTGTTTCTGtagttctgatcaaataaatgtagcctccGTGAaccttcttttaaaaatattttttataatatcacCAAACATTTGAACTAGTGTTTAGTCTATGTCCTGTTACTcacagtaaaatattataattagtcaaatattaaaatagtattcATATTTATAGTTTTCAAATGATGTGTTCTGTGCAATAACTgggcaaaataatatatattattcttttttattttttaattgtacatCTTCCACATTTAAAGCCTTTTATcgctaaaataatttatataatatataggaATGTTAGTCTGTTTACTAACAATTCAGCATTTACCTTGTTTATTTTACTTGAATCACAGCTATACAAGACATATTTCTCTACTCAGTGTCTCATAGCAGCAATCATCCCtgtttcagacacacacacacacacacacacacacacacacacacacacacacacacagatctgatGCTGATGGAGTCACATGACTCAGACAGGGCGAGTGCTGAATGAAGCTGGAGCGCTGCTGGGTGTAAATGCTCTTTTCATGACTGTGctgagtgagtgtctgtctcTCCAGAGCAACACAAGGAAAACATCTGTTCTCAGCTCGGGACATTTCTGTGCTTTATGTGCTCCCCTGTGTCCAGGTCAAGAGATCACGGCACCCTGCTCGCAAAACACAACCTGTGGCTGTTTTCTAATGTGTACTGACAGGCATAAAACACAGCAAACTATGTGATCGCCAGTTCAACACTAATAGTATGTGTGAGAtgttttggacaaaaaaaaaagagctaatgCTTGTACTGCAGTCAGAAAACAGACAGTGTTTCACATTCATAATATGTGTAAGTGTCCTGCATTGAAAGAGCAAATAACAGAATAACAGCAATACTATAAATAAACAAAGCTAAAAGCTTGTCAAGACAAACTTCAGCATTATATTACTGTATATCATGTGGTGATATGTGATGTGAGCGGTGAATGAGAGGATCGAGCATCAGAGGAGCATTCAGGACAGGCACTTTTGTTCAGAGAAGTGGGTTGATTTTTAGTCACACACCCGCTGAGCTCCTGATGTCCTGCGGTGTCCATGCTGGAAATCAGTCTAATGTGTGTCCTCTGATCCCGGAGATGAAGGACAGATAGCAGCTTGTGCTCCTCATTGTTAAATGACTTGCATTGTGCTTTGTGTCAAATTTAAGCGTGTGGATTCTGCCCTTTGTAGGGGTGACCGGGGCGAGTTGTCTCACGCTGAAATTGTGTAAGGCTGTATTTATCGTCTAGTCACACAAAAGCATTTTCAAAAGCAGTTTTAAATATCGGTTTTAAACTGTAGACTATAATAAAGGTACACTGCAAATTATTTTACTGAGTAGGCTAGTAAACAAAAGATTGGACTGCATGTCTAACACGAAAATAGCCAAACATCTGTATTGACGTTTAATTCAGAGTATTAGGGTGACTGTTGTTCATAAATGGCAAGACAAGGAAAGTTTTcacaagtgtttttttatttttattaaataggaTAACCTCTCCAAGgaacagttttacaaatgcatttaaaatgatcaAGCAATACTTCCACAACCACCAACATTTAACGCTGCCAAGCAATGCATCTCATTACAGTAGGTCTTTCAATCAGATCTCCTTATCCAATCTTTTTTAGTTTAATAGCCTGAATATAAATGTTTTGAGGATATAAGCTGGATGCTGTGGTGTGATTCCCGTGGGCATCCTCCAGCAGGCGGGGTCAGTCAGTGGGTGTTCCTGGGGGGCGTGGACAGAGCTCAAGTCCCGCCCCCTCTCACAGCCTAGCCTCATTTAAAAAGACTGATCTGGGCAGAATGGCAATAACCTTTCCATCTGCTCCGAGCTCAAAGATTACTGGACATCTGAGGCAGTCTGTGATTCTGTAGGGATTCACACTACAGCTTCTCCAGACACTCAGTCTAGAGTTCATCTAAAACCTTCGCTGGAGTTTGGGGAGGATCTTTACAAAATGCCACGGTCATTTCTTGTCAAGAAATATTTTTCCAACAAGAAGCCAAACTACAGTGAACTGGAGAGTCAAACTGGTGAGTGTGCCGAGAGatatttgttaatgtttgttACAGTAAACAATATCAGTAGACCTATGTCAAATTAAACAGCTAATGTTTAGTCAAAACTTAGTGAGCAAAAATCTCAGCATTTTCATATTTCCAAAACTTACTTTTacccccagtttcacagacaaggattaagcctagtcctagactgaagtgtaagtctgagctgtttcagctgaaagaaacttgcaccaactgaaattaaaatatatcagtgcctttgttgcataccaataatgttttttattttttattctttttaaggcaagtttataaaaaatacttaaatgccCTATTTAAATATGgcttaatcctggtttaggctaagccctctTTGTGAAACTGGGCCTTTGTTATGTAGTTTTTATAATATAAGGCTACTCTAAAATAGATTAGTGacatttcttttccttttttttttattttactttttaactttttcaatATGGCATCTACACAAACTGCAGTATGTAATTTAACTAACTGCTAAAATGCATCAACTGtagtatttcacagtatttaatttgattaagaTATCTCATAAAGTGAGTCATAGCTCCCTATTTGGAGTATGAAGTAGATATTTGGTAGTTACTAACCAAATGTGACCCTggtccacaaaaccagtcataagggtcaattttgtgaaattgagatttatacgtaatctgaaagctgaataaatgagctctccattgatgtatgggtTATTAGGAGGataatatttggtcgagatacaactatttgaacatctggaatctgagggtgctaagaaatcgaaatattgagaaaatcacctttaaagttgtccaaatgaatttgcagcaatgcatattactaatttcttttttatatatatatttactgtaggaatttacaaaatatcttcatggaacatgatctttacttaatatcctaatgatttttggcataaatggaaaatcaatcattttgacccatacaatgtatttttggctatttctacaaatataccccagagacttaagacagtttttttttgctccagggtgagtgtgtttttaataaaccaGAAGGAATGGAAACAGAAAAGTTTTACCTAAAACAATATTCTGAAACATTTCATGTAGTCCAGCAACCATCTAAACAGGCATCTTGTCTCTCCCCAGACCAACGCTATGCTGTCTTCCCACAATGCTTCCCTCTGGATGACTTCCCCACCAGAGAAGGTGATTCCGTGGTGCCCACCTATCCCTCCATGCTCGTGTGGACCACCAGTGCCTTACCCCTTACCTTCACAGCGGTGTCACCCAGCATCCCCTCTCCTCCTGGGCCTCTGGACCTTAGCTCTCAGTCCAGCTCCAGCAGCAGTGGAGAGGAGGACGACTGCCGTACATCTGACCCTCCCAGCCCAGACCCCGCCGACCGCTTCCAGTGCTCCCACTGCGGCAAGACCTGCAGCAGCCCGGCCGTGCTGTCTCTCCATCAGCTCACGCACTGCACCGCCAGCCCACAGACGCTCACTACTGCTGCAGGAGCCACCAGCACAAGCACCAAAGCGGCCTTCCACTGCAAGCACTGTCCCAAAGAGTACAACAGTCTGGGTGCGCTCAAGATGCACATCCGCTCACACACGCTCCCCTGTGTGTGCACCACGTGTGGAAAGGCCTTCTCCAGACCCTGGTTACTGCGAGGACACATCCGTACACACACCGGTGAGTGAGCGGATGCATTGAGGCTGTTAGTGGTGCATGCAAAGTcaacccttaaagggatagttcaccttcagttcaGTGGTCACCATTGACTTGCATACtgtttttttcatactatggaagtcaatggggaccagaaactgaCCATCAAACTTTGAAGTATTGAAGTTAGGTATGTAACTCAACCTGCACTGTTTGTGGCATGGACACAAATGATAAATCTTGTACTATCAATCACCAAGCCCCAAATAATGCAGTTTATCAAGAAGAGGCGTGCTATTACTTTTCCAAGCCAATGGATTTAGCATTTGCATTTGGCAGACAATAAAACTGGTGATAAAATCCCAAAAAGTATATATAATGGAGATTAAATAATAATCAATTTTATTCacttgtttaaattaaattataggcACAATTAAAACCAGGGTATGGATTACAGCTCGGTTGCAActaaaatgagggaacaaatCAGTATAACATGGACACAATTTAACCAAAaccaataaatgaattaataaatcaataagcACAAGTTCTTATatcatttcttttctttcacGTCATGTGGGG encodes the following:
- the snai1b gene encoding snail family zinc finger 1b, coding for MPRSFLVKKYFSNKKPNYSELESQTDQRYAVFPQCFPLDDFPTREGDSVVPTYPSMLVWTTSALPLTFTAVSPSIPSPPGPLDLSSQSSSSSSGEEDDCRTSDPPSPDPADRFQCSHCGKTCSSPAVLSLHQLTHCTASPQTLTTAAGATSTSTKAAFHCKHCPKEYNSLGALKMHIRSHTLPCVCTTCGKAFSRPWLLRGHIRTHTGERPFSCPHCNRAFADRSNLRAHLQTHSEVKKYQCGTCSRTFSRMSLLHKHTLSSCCPSA